One segment of Patulibacter sp. SYSU D01012 DNA contains the following:
- a CDS encoding MFS transporter, whose protein sequence is MSHAPSEGRFFDQPRAVWAVAFAAVVSFMGLGLVDPILPAIAQDLDASQSDVLLLFTSYFAVTGIAMLVASAVSSRIGPKRTLLSGLVLIVVFAALAGSSSTVGAIVGLRAGWGLGNALFIATALSAIIAAARGGVGRAVILFEAALGLGISVGPLLGGALGGISWRGPFYGVAVLMLIGLVAVTFLLPASPKPQPHEHTSLLAPVRALALRPVRASAIVAVLYNFGFFTLLAYSPFPLHMGATALGLVFFGWGLLLAVFSVFGAPRIAARFGDLEALGGAFVGMTVVLALMGALHASQTALAVLVIAAGAFLGVANTVLTQLVMESAPIDRPTVSSSYNFVRFTGGALAPFAAGKLGEHVGVGIPFFLGALAVAAAAVALYAYRTAFRDTAAVELDEILEFDTTTIDPQPLVPAHR, encoded by the coding sequence TTGTCGCACGCACCCTCCGAAGGCCGCTTCTTCGACCAGCCCCGCGCCGTCTGGGCCGTCGCGTTCGCCGCCGTCGTCTCGTTCATGGGCCTCGGCCTCGTCGACCCCATCCTCCCCGCCATCGCGCAGGACCTCGACGCCTCGCAGAGCGACGTCCTGCTCCTGTTCACGAGCTACTTCGCCGTCACGGGCATCGCCATGCTCGTCGCCAGCGCCGTCTCCAGCCGCATCGGCCCGAAGCGCACCCTGCTCTCCGGCCTGGTGCTCATCGTCGTCTTCGCCGCGCTCGCGGGCTCCTCGAGCACCGTCGGCGCCATCGTCGGCCTGCGCGCCGGCTGGGGCCTGGGCAACGCGCTGTTCATCGCCACCGCCCTGTCGGCCATCATCGCCGCCGCGCGCGGCGGCGTCGGCCGCGCCGTGATCCTCTTCGAGGCCGCCCTCGGCCTGGGCATCTCGGTCGGGCCGCTGCTCGGCGGCGCGCTGGGCGGCATCTCGTGGCGCGGGCCGTTCTACGGCGTCGCCGTGCTCATGCTGATCGGCCTCGTCGCCGTCACGTTCCTGCTTCCGGCGTCGCCGAAGCCGCAGCCGCACGAGCACACGTCGCTGCTGGCCCCCGTCCGCGCCCTCGCCCTGCGGCCCGTCCGCGCCAGCGCGATCGTCGCCGTCCTCTACAACTTCGGCTTCTTCACCCTGCTGGCGTACTCGCCGTTCCCGCTCCACATGGGCGCCACCGCGCTGGGCCTCGTGTTCTTCGGCTGGGGCCTCCTGCTCGCCGTCTTCTCGGTCTTCGGCGCCCCGCGCATCGCGGCCCGCTTCGGCGACCTCGAGGCCCTCGGCGGCGCGTTCGTCGGCATGACCGTCGTGCTCGCGCTCATGGGCGCCCTGCACGCGAGCCAGACCGCCCTGGCCGTGCTGGTGATTGCCGCCGGCGCCTTCCTGGGCGTCGCCAACACCGTCCTGACGCAGCTCGTCATGGAGTCCGCGCCGATCGACCGGCCGACCGTCTCCTCCTCGTACAACTTCGTCCGGTTCACCGGCGGCGCCCTGGCCCCGTTCGCGGCCGGCAAGCTCGGCGAGCACGTCGGCGTCGGGATCCCGTTCTTCCTCGGGGCCCTCGCCGTCGCGGCCGCGGCCGTCGCGCTCTACGCCTACCGCACCGCCTTCCGCGACACGGCCGCCGTCGAGCTCGACGAGATCCTCGAGTTCGACACGACGACGATCGACCCCCAGCCGCTCGTCCCCGCGCACCGCTAG
- a CDS encoding amino acid ABC transporter ATP-binding protein: MSAPETAPMVEAVGVRKRFGAVEVLKGITLEVGRGEVVVLLGPSGSGKSTFLRCINHLERVNGGRLAVDGELVGYRESGGKLHELHEKDIVRKRAEIGMVFQRFNLFPHKTALQNITEAPVLVKGVGRRDAETRAKELLDRVGLGDRCDAYPSQLSGGQQQRVAIARALAMDPKLMLFDEPTSALDPELVGDVLDVMRDLAQAGMTMVVVTHEIGFAREVADRVVFMDAGVVVEAGPPAQVIDAPQHERTRSFLSKVL, encoded by the coding sequence ATGAGCGCGCCGGAGACCGCGCCGATGGTCGAGGCCGTCGGCGTCCGCAAGCGCTTCGGGGCCGTCGAGGTCCTGAAGGGCATCACGCTCGAGGTCGGGCGGGGCGAAGTCGTCGTGCTGCTGGGGCCCTCGGGCTCGGGCAAGTCGACGTTCCTGCGCTGCATCAACCACCTCGAGCGCGTCAACGGCGGCCGGCTGGCCGTCGACGGCGAGCTCGTGGGGTACCGCGAGAGCGGCGGCAAGCTGCACGAGCTGCACGAGAAGGACATCGTGCGCAAGCGCGCGGAGATCGGGATGGTCTTCCAGCGCTTCAACCTGTTCCCGCACAAGACGGCGCTGCAGAACATCACGGAGGCCCCGGTCCTCGTGAAGGGCGTCGGCCGGCGCGACGCGGAGACGCGCGCGAAGGAGCTGCTGGACCGGGTCGGGCTCGGCGACCGCTGCGACGCCTACCCGTCGCAGCTCTCGGGCGGCCAGCAGCAGCGCGTGGCGATCGCCCGCGCGCTGGCGATGGACCCGAAGCTCATGCTGTTCGACGAGCCGACGTCGGCGCTGGACCCCGAGCTGGTCGGCGACGTGCTCGACGTCATGCGCGACCTGGCGCAGGCCGGGATGACGATGGTCGTCGTCACGCACGAGATCGGCTTCGCCCGCGAGGTCGCCGACCGCGTCGTCTTCATGGACGCCGGCGTGGTCGTCGAGGCCGGTCCGCCGGCCCAGGTCATCGACGCCCCGCAGCACGAGCGCACGCGCTCGTTCCTGTCGAAGGTGCTGTAG
- a CDS encoding amino acid ABC transporter permease has protein sequence MTTHAQPAGDAPAGADIDAVPVRRPGRWVAAAVLLVLAASIVWSLANNPRLEWGTVGSYLFDERVLDGVVITLELTVLAMVVGVLLGILLAVMRLSDNPVLSALSGFYVWVFRGTPILVQLLIAYYIASIYPSFSIGVPFGGPDLASVDTNDLMTKFVAAAVALSLNEAAYMAEIVRAGIQSVDEGQAEAAQALGMTRRQTLRRVVLPQAMRVIVPPTGNEAINMLKTTSLVSVITLADLLYAVQLVYSRNLEQVPLLIVACLWYLLFTTVMSIGQYYIERRYARGTSRALPPTPLQRLRGRLGGRGAGAGA, from the coding sequence GTGACCACCCACGCACAGCCCGCCGGCGACGCGCCGGCGGGTGCCGACATCGACGCCGTCCCGGTCCGCCGACCGGGGCGGTGGGTCGCGGCCGCCGTCCTGCTCGTCCTCGCGGCGAGCATCGTGTGGTCGCTGGCCAACAACCCCCGCCTGGAGTGGGGGACGGTCGGCAGCTACCTCTTCGACGAGCGGGTCCTCGACGGCGTCGTCATCACGCTCGAGCTGACCGTCCTGGCGATGGTCGTCGGCGTGCTGCTCGGCATCCTCCTGGCCGTCATGCGGCTGTCCGACAACCCGGTGCTGTCCGCGCTCAGCGGCTTCTACGTCTGGGTCTTCCGGGGCACGCCGATCCTGGTCCAGCTGCTGATCGCCTACTACATCGCGTCGATCTACCCGTCGTTCTCCATCGGGGTGCCGTTCGGCGGCCCGGACCTGGCGAGCGTCGACACGAACGACCTGATGACGAAGTTCGTCGCGGCCGCCGTCGCGCTGTCGCTCAACGAGGCCGCCTACATGGCCGAGATCGTCCGGGCGGGCATCCAGTCCGTCGACGAGGGCCAGGCCGAGGCGGCGCAGGCGCTCGGGATGACGCGGCGGCAGACGCTGCGCCGCGTCGTGCTGCCGCAGGCGATGCGCGTCATCGTCCCGCCGACGGGCAACGAGGCGATCAACATGCTGAAGACGACGTCGCTCGTCTCGGTGATCACCCTCGCGGACCTGCTCTACGCGGTCCAGCTCGTCTACTCCCGCAACCTCGAACAGGTCCCGCTGCTCATCGTGGCGTGCCTCTGGTACCTGCTGTTCACCACCGTGATGTCGATCGGCCAGTACTACATCGAGCGCCGGTACGCGCGCGGGACGTCGCGGGCGCTGCCGCCCACGCCGCTCCAGCGGCTGCGTGGACGCCTCGGCGGCCGCGGCGCGGGGGCGGGCGCATGA
- a CDS encoding ABC transporter substrate-binding protein — protein sequence MRTPKLRAAVCAAVLALGVAGCGTNNEESEGGGAATTNATSVPTATLDQAIADKVPADVKSKGSVTVGVDPTYAPNEFLDEDGKTIIGMDADLAKAIGTVTGVDFKLETSSFDGILLSVGKKFDVGMSSITDSKEREAKFDFVTYFTAGSSFFVAAQDGPEITGLDDLCGHTVAVQKGTTQQAMAEDQAKKCPAGKKLDVAVSPDQASANTALASGRADVGFADSPVAAYQVKQGNGRFKLTGEPLDSAPYGIMFPKDSKLAPVVQEAVQKLIDSDVYPAILKKWGVESGAIDRAELNGATS from the coding sequence GTGCGTACACCGAAACTGCGAGCGGCCGTCTGCGCCGCGGTCCTGGCGCTTGGCGTCGCGGGCTGCGGCACGAACAACGAGGAGTCGGAGGGCGGCGGCGCGGCGACCACGAACGCCACGAGCGTCCCGACCGCCACGCTCGACCAGGCCATCGCGGACAAGGTCCCCGCCGACGTCAAGTCGAAGGGCTCGGTCACGGTCGGCGTCGACCCGACGTACGCGCCGAACGAGTTCCTCGACGAGGACGGCAAGACCATCATCGGCATGGACGCCGACCTGGCGAAGGCGATCGGCACCGTCACCGGCGTCGACTTCAAGCTCGAGACGTCCAGCTTCGACGGGATCCTGCTCAGCGTCGGCAAGAAGTTCGACGTCGGCATGTCGTCGATCACCGACTCGAAGGAGCGCGAGGCGAAGTTCGACTTCGTGACGTACTTCACCGCCGGCTCGTCGTTCTTCGTCGCGGCGCAGGACGGCCCCGAGATCACCGGCCTGGACGACCTGTGCGGTCACACCGTCGCCGTGCAGAAGGGGACGACGCAGCAGGCGATGGCCGAGGACCAGGCGAAGAAGTGCCCGGCCGGCAAGAAGCTGGACGTCGCGGTGTCGCCCGACCAGGCGAGCGCCAACACGGCGCTGGCGTCCGGCCGCGCCGACGTCGGCTTCGCCGACTCGCCGGTCGCGGCCTACCAGGTCAAGCAGGGCAACGGCCGGTTCAAGCTCACCGGCGAGCCGCTCGACTCCGCGCCGTACGGAATCATGTTCCCGAAGGACTCGAAGCTCGCGCCGGTCGTGCAGGAGGCCGTGCAGAAGCTGATCGACAGCGACGTCTACCCCGCGATCCTGAAGAAGTGGGGCGTCGAGTCCGGCGCGATCGACCGCGCTGAGCTCAACGGCGCGACGAGCTGA
- a CDS encoding LLM class flavin-dependent oxidoreductase: MELGLATFADVGRDPRTGRDVTPQQRMRQLLEEAELAEQVGLDVFAVGEHHRPDYAVSSPAVALAAIAARTERIRLSSAVTVLSSDDPVRVFQQFAEVDLISNGRAEIMAGRGSFTESFPLFGQDLADYDELYAEKLELLLQIRANERVTWSGKHRPSLQDAGVYPRPVQDPLPVWVAVGGTPQSVARAGLLGLPLTMAVLSGPFERFQPLVDLYHRAGEHAGHDPATLKVAVNTHSYVAETSKRAGDELYPAYAPMMNRIGRERGWPPMTREGFDAQRSGLNALAVGDPDEVIAKILHAHELLGADRYVGQISLGALPHEHVMRAIELFGTVVAPAVRAEVARREA; the protein is encoded by the coding sequence ATGGAGCTCGGCCTCGCCACCTTCGCCGACGTCGGACGGGACCCCCGCACGGGCCGCGACGTCACCCCCCAGCAGCGGATGCGTCAGCTGCTGGAGGAGGCCGAGCTCGCCGAGCAGGTCGGCCTGGACGTCTTCGCCGTCGGCGAGCACCACCGGCCCGACTATGCCGTCTCGTCGCCCGCCGTCGCGCTGGCGGCGATCGCCGCGCGCACCGAGCGGATCCGGCTCAGCTCGGCGGTCACCGTGCTCAGCTCGGACGACCCGGTGCGCGTCTTCCAGCAGTTCGCCGAGGTCGACCTGATCTCGAACGGTCGCGCCGAGATCATGGCCGGACGCGGCTCGTTCACCGAGTCGTTCCCGCTCTTTGGCCAGGACCTCGCCGACTACGACGAGCTGTACGCCGAGAAGCTCGAGCTGCTGCTGCAGATCCGCGCGAACGAGCGCGTGACGTGGTCGGGCAAGCACCGGCCGTCGCTGCAGGACGCCGGCGTCTACCCGCGGCCGGTGCAGGACCCGCTCCCCGTGTGGGTCGCCGTCGGCGGCACGCCGCAGTCCGTCGCGCGCGCCGGCCTGCTCGGCCTGCCGCTGACCATGGCGGTGCTGTCCGGGCCGTTCGAGCGCTTCCAGCCCCTCGTCGACCTGTACCACCGCGCCGGCGAGCACGCGGGCCACGACCCGGCGACGCTGAAGGTCGCGGTCAACACCCACTCGTACGTGGCGGAGACCTCGAAGCGGGCGGGCGACGAGCTGTACCCGGCCTACGCGCCGATGATGAACCGCATCGGCCGCGAGCGCGGCTGGCCGCCGATGACGCGCGAGGGCTTCGACGCGCAGCGCTCCGGCCTGAACGCGCTGGCGGTGGGGGACCCCGACGAGGTGATCGCGAAGATCCTCCACGCACACGAGCTGCTCGGCGCCGACCGGTACGTCGGCCAGATCTCGCTCGGCGCGCTGCCGCACGAGCACGTGATGCGGGCGATCGAGCTGTTCGGCACGGTCGTCGCGCCGGCGGTGCGGGCCGAAGTGGCGCGCCGCGAGGCCTGA
- a CDS encoding HAMP domain-containing methyl-accepting chemotaxis protein, which produces MTAYRNLRLAHRLAISFGALGVALLVVVAVGLHGLGTSTASVRTIDERGTPAVQLAGKIEARAQSIAALVSQHLYVYDGDLRQQDRLQREILALRDANAADTARLGRLAAGTPVTASLEALAQVRTRYVAAWSTAIKRSRAETVAGAEDRSGSRDQFVGQVIPLARQVSQASQATVASVGRAIDVRSNEAVSAGNNSRRLMLLVAVLSVLAAAAIAVSTIRSVTGPVRAIGERVRSLSENCLQALVGGLSAVAGGDLTKDAQPVTTPIEVRSTDELGQLSLTFNAMIGQAQEGIRSYNSMRAQLSDLIGELASSAGTVSSASDQLTATSEETSKAVNEVATAIVDVATGAESQVERLGEVQTAMGHNVAAVAETGRSAEEAAAVAERARGTKDEGVDAVQSADAAMTAVRDSSRETAEAMASLAEKSQRIGEFVETITGISSQTNLLALNAAIEAARAGEQGRGFAVVAEEVRKLAEESNEAAGTIAGLVAEIEAETARTVGVVEDGVHRTEQGAETVASARAAFDAIGTAVDDMAARIAAIAAASQEIGASSERVSADINGVASLAESSSATAEQVSASTQETSASAEQISASAQELSATAQVLEQLVLRFRVATS; this is translated from the coding sequence ATGACCGCCTACAGAAACCTCCGCCTGGCGCACCGCCTGGCGATCAGCTTCGGAGCACTGGGCGTCGCCCTGCTCGTCGTCGTCGCCGTCGGCCTGCACGGCCTCGGCACGTCGACCGCGAGCGTGCGCACGATCGACGAGCGCGGCACGCCCGCCGTGCAGCTCGCCGGCAAGATCGAGGCGCGCGCGCAGTCGATCGCCGCACTCGTCAGCCAGCACCTCTACGTCTACGACGGGGATCTGCGCCAGCAGGACCGCCTGCAGCGCGAGATCCTCGCCCTCCGCGACGCGAACGCCGCCGACACGGCGCGCCTCGGCCGCCTGGCCGCCGGCACGCCCGTGACCGCGAGCCTCGAGGCCCTCGCGCAGGTCCGCACCCGCTACGTCGCCGCCTGGAGCACGGCGATCAAGCGCTCCCGCGCCGAGACCGTCGCCGGCGCCGAGGACCGGTCGGGCTCGCGCGACCAGTTCGTCGGGCAGGTCATCCCGCTCGCCCGCCAGGTGTCGCAGGCCTCGCAGGCCACCGTCGCGTCCGTCGGCCGCGCGATCGACGTCCGCTCGAACGAGGCCGTGTCGGCCGGCAACAACTCTCGGCGGCTCATGCTGCTCGTCGCGGTCCTGTCGGTCCTCGCCGCAGCCGCGATCGCGGTGTCCACCATCCGGAGCGTCACCGGCCCGGTCCGCGCGATCGGCGAGCGGGTCCGCTCGCTCAGCGAGAACTGCCTGCAGGCGCTGGTCGGCGGCCTGTCGGCCGTCGCGGGCGGCGACCTGACGAAGGACGCCCAGCCGGTCACCACGCCGATCGAGGTCCGCTCGACGGACGAGCTCGGCCAGCTCTCGCTGACCTTCAACGCGATGATCGGTCAGGCGCAGGAGGGCATCCGCTCCTACAACTCGATGCGCGCGCAGCTCTCCGACCTGATCGGCGAGCTCGCGTCCTCGGCCGGGACGGTCTCGTCCGCGTCGGACCAGCTGACCGCGACGTCCGAGGAGACGTCGAAGGCGGTCAACGAGGTCGCCACCGCCATCGTCGACGTCGCCACCGGCGCCGAGAGCCAGGTCGAGCGCCTGGGCGAGGTGCAGACCGCGATGGGGCACAACGTCGCCGCCGTCGCCGAGACGGGCCGGTCGGCCGAGGAGGCCGCCGCCGTCGCCGAGCGGGCCCGCGGGACGAAGGACGAGGGCGTCGACGCGGTCCAGTCCGCGGACGCCGCGATGACCGCCGTGCGCGACAGCTCGCGCGAGACCGCCGAGGCGATGGCGTCGCTGGCCGAGAAGTCCCAGCGGATCGGCGAGTTCGTCGAGACGATCACGGGCATCAGCTCGCAGACCAACCTGCTGGCGCTCAACGCGGCCATCGAGGCGGCGCGGGCCGGGGAGCAGGGGCGCGGGTTCGCGGTCGTGGCGGAGGAGGTCCGCAAGCTGGCCGAGGAGTCCAACGAGGCCGCGGGCACCATCGCGGGCCTCGTCGCCGAGATCGAGGCCGAGACGGCCCGCACGGTCGGCGTCGTCGAGGACGGGGTGCACCGCACCGAGCAGGGCGCGGAGACCGTCGCGTCCGCCCGCGCCGCGTTCGACGCCATCGGCACCGCGGTCGACGACATGGCCGCCCGCATCGCGGCGATCGCGGCCGCCAGCCAGGAGATCGGCGCCAGCTCCGAGCGCGTGTCCGCCGACATCAACGGCGTCGCGTCGCTGGCGGAGTCGTCGTCGGCGACCGCCGAGCAGGTGTCGGCGTCCACGCAGGAGACGTCGGCGTCGGCCGAGCAGATCTCGGCGTCGGCCCAGGAGCTGTCCGCCACCGCCCAGGTGCTCGAGCAGCTCGTCCTGCGCTTCCGGGTAGCGACGAGCTAG
- a CDS encoding HAMP domain-containing methyl-accepting chemotaxis protein has translation MLRFLNDLRLAQRLGLAFGALTLALVLMALVGVLGVRSVADDTDRLSARDVPAMKAAGDVNAAGQALVRLSADYVFVHVDDERTRAGVERTFTQVDAVGRRGLATLRRTVAGTEAAAPLAEVSRVNARFSAAWRRLLRMAQAESARGDTAHAASRAFYARTVMGYSPSISASGTKLVDAVTSVAAKQTAGASGRASSTSRWLAIVTIFGALLAVVVAYRTIRDVTRPVREIQTRLESLNANCLNDLTGALKAMTEGDLTHEVGIVTTPLPVTSRNELGQLSCTFNQMLERAQGSIRSYNQMRAQLADMIGELTTSAGTVSSASEQLTSTSEETSKAVSEIAAAIVDVATGAETQVHRLGEIREAMAEAKELVGENGRTAAEAAEVAHRARETTQGGVEAVQSADAAMVSVQRNSTATATAIAELAEKSQQIGQFVETITAISAQTNLLALNAAIEAARAGEQGRGFAVVAEEVRKLAEESNEAAETIAGLVEQIQRETSRAVEVVEDGVRRTEEGSEIVARARAAFEAIGAAVDDMGARITAIGAAGERIAVSAGTVAEGVGGVATVAESSSATAQEVSASTQQTSASAEQISASAQELTATAQTLEQLVQRFRVTG, from the coding sequence GTGCTCCGCTTCCTCAACGACCTCCGGCTCGCCCAGCGCCTCGGCCTGGCCTTCGGCGCCCTGACGCTCGCGCTCGTCCTCATGGCACTCGTCGGCGTGCTCGGCGTCCGCTCCGTCGCCGACGACACCGACCGGCTCAGCGCCCGCGACGTCCCGGCCATGAAGGCCGCCGGCGACGTCAACGCCGCCGGGCAGGCCCTCGTCCGCCTGTCGGCCGACTACGTCTTCGTCCACGTGGACGACGAGCGCACCCGCGCCGGGGTGGAGCGGACCTTCACGCAGGTCGACGCGGTCGGCCGTCGGGGGCTCGCGACCCTCCGTCGCACGGTCGCCGGCACCGAGGCCGCCGCGCCGCTCGCCGAGGTCTCGCGGGTGAACGCCCGCTTCTCGGCCGCCTGGCGGCGCCTGCTGCGGATGGCGCAGGCCGAGAGCGCCCGCGGCGACACCGCCCACGCCGCCTCCCGCGCCTTCTACGCCCGCACCGTCATGGGCTACTCGCCGTCGATCTCGGCGTCGGGCACGAAGCTCGTCGACGCCGTCACGTCCGTCGCGGCGAAGCAGACCGCCGGCGCCTCGGGCCGGGCCAGCTCGACGAGCCGCTGGCTCGCGATCGTCACGATCTTCGGGGCGCTGCTCGCCGTCGTCGTCGCGTACCGCACGATCCGCGACGTCACCCGCCCGGTGCGCGAGATCCAGACCCGGCTCGAGTCCCTGAACGCCAACTGCCTCAACGACCTGACGGGCGCCCTGAAGGCCATGACCGAGGGCGACCTGACCCACGAGGTCGGGATCGTCACGACGCCGCTGCCCGTCACGTCGAGGAACGAGCTCGGGCAGCTCTCCTGCACCTTCAACCAGATGCTCGAGCGCGCGCAGGGCTCCATCCGCTCCTACAACCAGATGCGCGCGCAGCTGGCCGACATGATCGGCGAGCTCACGACGTCGGCCGGCACGGTCTCGTCGGCGTCCGAGCAGCTGACGTCGACGTCGGAGGAGACGTCGAAGGCGGTCAGCGAGATCGCCGCCGCGATCGTCGACGTCGCCACCGGCGCCGAGACCCAGGTCCACCGCCTGGGCGAGATCCGCGAGGCGATGGCCGAGGCGAAGGAGCTCGTCGGCGAGAACGGCCGCACGGCCGCCGAGGCCGCCGAGGTCGCCCACCGTGCCCGCGAGACCACCCAGGGCGGGGTCGAGGCGGTGCAGTCGGCGGACGCCGCGATGGTCTCGGTGCAGCGCAACTCGACCGCCACCGCGACGGCGATCGCGGAGCTGGCGGAGAAGTCGCAGCAGATCGGGCAGTTCGTCGAGACGATCACGGCGATCTCCGCGCAGACGAACCTGCTGGCGCTCAACGCGGCCATCGAGGCGGCGCGCGCGGGTGAGCAGGGCCGCGGGTTCGCGGTCGTGGCGGAGGAGGTCCGCAAGCTGGCGGAGGAGTCCAACGAGGCGGCCGAGACGATCGCGGGGCTCGTGGAGCAGATCCAGCGCGAGACGAGTCGCGCGGTGGAGGTCGTCGAGGACGGCGTCCGCCGCACCGAGGAGGGCAGCGAGATCGTCGCCCGCGCCCGCGCCGCGTTCGAGGCGATCGGCGCCGCGGTCGACGACATGGGCGCCCGCATCACCGCCATCGGCGCGGCGGGCGAGCGGATCGCCGTGAGCGCCGGCACCGTCGCCGAGGGCGTCGGCGGGGTGGCCACCGTCGCGGAGTCCTCGTCCGCCACCGCGCAGGAGGTGTCGGCGTCGACGCAGCAGACGTCGGCGTCGGCCGAGCAGATCAGCGCGTCCGCGCAGGAGCTGACCGCCACCGCGCAGACGCTCGAGCAGCTCGTGCAGCGCTTCCGCGTCACGGGCTGA
- a CDS encoding HAMP domain-containing methyl-accepting chemotaxis protein: protein MLSRFNDLRLAHRLAVAFGALGLALLVVTLVGVSGFGTVNDATGKVSDRDVPALDIAGSLDTQASVRLTTEHLYVYDGDAQNEKRIAAQLTARGRANAAAGKRIATLVRGTAVEAPVAKLLADRAELVAAITKAIRLSTAETARGADDRSGSRTVYTDQIMPLADRVLADSDAVRLAVRAMVGRHVDDAQSAGTSARRLMIIVALVFMAVAALIAVATTRAIVRPVRALQDRVRSLNANCLNDLTNALEAVTQGDLTQHVGIVTKPLDVRSKDELGELSATFNVMLARAQGSIGSYNTMRTQLADMIGELATSAGTVSSASEQLTSTSEETSKAVSEIATAIVDVATGAETQVQRIGVVQDAMGETVEIVGRNGRSAEEAAHVAEEARERTERGVEAVQSADAAMSAVQANSQETATAIAELAEKSQQIGQFVETITAISAQTNLLALNAAIEAARAGEQGRGFAVVAEEVRKLAEESNEAAETIAGLVEQIQRETSRAVEVVEDGVRRTEQGTEIVADARSAFEAIGAAVDDMGARITAIAAAGQEILASSERVSSDIGGVASVAESSSATAEQVSASTQQTSASAEQISASAQELSATAQTLEQLVQRFRVAA, encoded by the coding sequence ATGCTTTCCCGCTTCAACGACCTTCGCCTGGCGCACCGGCTCGCCGTGGCGTTCGGCGCCCTGGGCCTGGCCCTGCTCGTCGTCACGCTCGTCGGCGTGTCCGGATTCGGCACGGTGAACGACGCCACCGGCAAGGTGAGCGACCGCGACGTGCCGGCGCTCGACATCGCCGGCTCGCTCGACACGCAGGCGTCGGTGCGGCTGACGACCGAGCACCTCTACGTCTACGACGGGGACGCGCAGAACGAGAAGCGCATCGCCGCGCAGCTGACGGCCCGGGGCCGCGCCAACGCCGCCGCCGGCAAGCGCATCGCGACGCTCGTCCGCGGGACGGCCGTCGAGGCGCCGGTCGCGAAGCTCCTCGCCGACCGCGCCGAGCTCGTCGCGGCGATCACGAAGGCGATCCGGCTGTCGACCGCCGAGACGGCGCGCGGCGCCGACGACCGCAGCGGCTCGCGCACGGTCTACACCGACCAGATCATGCCGCTCGCCGACCGGGTGCTCGCGGACTCCGACGCCGTCCGCCTGGCCGTCCGCGCGATGGTCGGCAGGCACGTCGACGACGCGCAGTCCGCCGGCACGTCGGCCCGCCGCCTGATGATCATCGTGGCGCTCGTCTTCATGGCCGTCGCCGCGCTCATCGCCGTGGCCACCACCCGCGCCATTGTCCGCCCGGTGCGGGCGCTCCAGGATCGCGTCCGCTCCCTGAACGCCAACTGCCTCAACGACCTGACGAACGCGCTCGAGGCCGTCACCCAGGGCGACCTGACCCAGCACGTCGGCATCGTCACGAAGCCGCTCGACGTCCGGTCGAAGGACGAGCTGGGCGAGCTCTCCGCGACGTTCAACGTCATGCTCGCGCGCGCCCAGGGCAGCATCGGCTCCTACAACACGATGCGCACGCAGCTGGCGGACATGATCGGCGAGCTCGCGACCTCGGCGGGCACCGTCTCGTCGGCGTCCGAGCAGCTGACGTCGACGTCGGAGGAGACGTCGAAGGCGGTCAGCGAGATCGCGACCGCGATCGTCGACGTCGCCACCGGCGCCGAGACGCAGGTGCAGCGCATCGGCGTCGTCCAGGACGCGATGGGGGAGACCGTCGAGATCGTCGGCCGCAACGGGCGCTCCGCCGAGGAGGCCGCGCACGTGGCCGAGGAGGCGCGCGAGCGCACCGAGCGCGGCGTCGAGGCCGTCCAGTCCGCCGACGCGGCGATGTCCGCCGTCCAGGCCAACTCGCAGGAGACCGCGACGGCGATCGCGGAGCTGGCGGAGAAGTCGCAGCAGATCGGGCAGTTCGTCGAGACGATCACGGCGATCTCCGCGCAGACGAACCTGCTGGCGCTCAACGCGGCGATCGAGGCGGCGCGCGCGGGTGAGCAGGGCCGCGGGTTCGCGGTCGTGGCGGAGGAGGTCCGCAAGCTGGCGGAGGAGTCCAACGAGGCGGCCGAGACGATCGCGGGGCTCGTGGAGCAGATCCAGCGCGAGACGAGTCGCGCGGTGGAGGTCGTCGAGGACGGCGTCCGCCGCACCGAGCAGGGGACGGAGATCGTCGCCGACGCCCGCTCGGCGTTCGAGGCGATCGGCGCGGCCGTCGACGACATGGGCGCCCGCATCACCGCCATCGCCGCGGCCGGCCAGGAGATCCTGGCCAGCTCGGAGCGCGTCTCGAGCGACATCGGCGGGGTCGCGTCCGTCGCGGAGTCTTCCTCCGCCACCGCGGAGCAGGTGTCCGCCTCCACGCAGCAGACGTCCGCGTCGGCCGAGCAGATCAGCGCGTCCGCGCAGGAGCTCTCCGCCACCGCGCAGACGCTCGAGCAGCTCGTGCAGCGCTTCCGCGTCGCCGCCTGA